CAGCTGGGCGTCGACATCGGCGTCACTGACCTGCTGCCCCGCATACCGGATCAGCTAAAGGCGATGTAACTTCCGGGAGCCCCTGATTAAAGGCATCAACGCGGGGCAAACCATCAACCAAAGTGGAAGAAAGCCACCTTGTTGCCATCGAGGTCACGGATGTAGGCGCCGTAGAACCGGTCGGGAATGCGTTGACCGGGCTCACCCTCGCACGTTGCGCCCAGAGTGATCGCCTTCTTGTAGCAGGCATCCACCCCCTCCTTGGACCCTGGGTGGATCGCCACCATAGTGCCATTACCGGGCTCATGGGGCTGTTCGTTGTACGGAGTGCACACCGCCAACATAGGTTCACTCATACGCTTGCCGATGAACGCGATCCTCCCCATGTCCATTAGCACCTTGGCTCCGATATCTCCCAGCAGGTCGCTGTAGAAAGACTTCGCCCGGTCCATATTGCTGACGCCGAGGGTGACGTATCCAATCATGGGAATGCTCCTTTTGTTGTTAACTGAACGACTTGTTGTTAAGTGAACGGCGTAGTGAGGGGTATTGCCACGCCCGTAGTGTCGGTACAAATAGCCCGAGCCAATTCAGTTGGACTGACGACGCAGGCGGCCGGCCGAATGCTGTCCAGACAAGCAGCATACGTCACCCAGCCGAAAACCGGCCAGCCGCCGAATAATTTGCTTGCCGGCCAGGCAAAACTGGCTAAAATGCGCGCAATTCAGCGGTCCAGAAGTACCTGCAATGTTCATTTCCTTTGATATCTTTCGTACGCTCAGCTTCCCGGACACCCGCGTCCTCAAGCCTGAGCAGATGTTTGCCGAGAAAGACCTGCTACGCAGTGCCGACTGGGTACTTTTCCCGGAATACTGGCAGCTCAACGCCCTCGTCCATGGCCTGAAGTGCCGCGTATTCCCGAGTTTGGCCAGTTACCAGATCGGCCATAACAAGGTCGAGATGACCCGTGCCTTCCAGATGCTGGTGCCCGGCAATACGCCCTTCACCCTGATCGACGCCAACGGACCGCAGGAACGGGAGAAGATCTGGGATGCCATGCCCCTGCCCTTCGTCGCCAAGCTACCACGTGCCAGTATGGGCGAGGGCGTGTGGCTGATCGAGAACCGGGGGGACTGGCTGCGTTATTGCGAGTGCACCGATGTACTCTATGCTCAGGAATACCTGCCGATCGACCGGGACCTGCGTATCGTGATCGTCGGCGATCGGGTGGTCACTGCATACTGGCGTCACCAGGCCGATCAGGGCTTCTACAATAACGTGGCCCGCGGCGGTCGCGTCGTGTATGGCGAGATTCCTGAAGCGGCCACCGAACTGGCACTGCGCGTAGCGCGTGAACTGGGTGTGGATCACGCCGGTTTCGACGTCGCCATGGTTGGCAACCACCCTTACCTGTTCGAGTTCAACCGGCTCTTCGGGAACCAGGGACTACAGGGCGGCATCCTGCGGGATGCAATCCTCGATTACCTCAAGCGTGAAGCGTCACCCCAGGATCCAGAGGGTCCACCACCACCGCAGGGGATCTTTCCCATCGCGGTTTGATTGCCATATACAGTTTGATCTCCAAGAAAGGAGCGGGCCCGGCATCCCGGACCGCTCCCTGCCACGCTGTGACTCCGTCCCGCTCTAGAATTCATCCAATGTGGTAACGGTGAACTGCGAGGCATCGTCGTCCACCTCACGTGCGACCACGGTGTAGACACTGCCCGCGGCCAAAGTGACATCCAACGGGCCGATGGCAACCGTACCGGTGCCGGCGACAGTCACACACAGGGTATAGTCCCCAGCCTCCACTTCCAGATATCCGGAACTCGCCTTGTAGGGCACATCCGTAAGTACCGGATCGGCATTACCCGGGCAGGCATTACCCTGGGCGACGGCGTAGACGTCGACATCAGGCGCCTGGGACGCACCGTGGATAACCCGCAGTTTTGCCGCAGTGGCAACGTCGCGGTTGTCATCCT
The window above is part of the Marinobacter nanhaiticus D15-8W genome. Proteins encoded here:
- a CDS encoding VOC family protein; its protein translation is MIGYVTLGVSNMDRAKSFYSDLLGDIGAKVLMDMGRIAFIGKRMSEPMLAVCTPYNEQPHEPGNGTMVAIHPGSKEGVDACYKKAITLGATCEGEPGQRIPDRFYGAYIRDLDGNKVAFFHFG
- a CDS encoding ATP-grasp domain-containing protein, yielding MFISFDIFRTLSFPDTRVLKPEQMFAEKDLLRSADWVLFPEYWQLNALVHGLKCRVFPSLASYQIGHNKVEMTRAFQMLVPGNTPFTLIDANGPQEREKIWDAMPLPFVAKLPRASMGEGVWLIENRGDWLRYCECTDVLYAQEYLPIDRDLRIVIVGDRVVTAYWRHQADQGFYNNVARGGRVVYGEIPEAATELALRVARELGVDHAGFDVAMVGNHPYLFEFNRLFGNQGLQGGILRDAILDYLKREASPQDPEGPPPPQGIFPIAV